From Camelina sativa cultivar DH55 chromosome 20, Cs, whole genome shotgun sequence, the proteins below share one genomic window:
- the LOC104770932 gene encoding uncharacterized protein LOC104770932, with translation MKREYLDYTLVPLGLALMVFYHLWLLYRIINRPSSTVVGLNAFNRRLWVQAMMEDSSKNGVLAVQTLRNNIMASTLLASTAIMLCSLIAVLMTSGTGERSVWFVFGDKSDRAFSLKFFAILVCFLVAFLLNVQSIRYYSHASILINVPFKQLMAVSSGGRGHGGLMINQDYVAATVNRGSYFWSLGLRAFYFSSPLFLWIFGPIPMFITCCVLVCSLYFLDLTFDSMNCTVGVADGEEPEIRSLSQNV, from the exons ATGAAGCGTGAGTATTTGGATTACACACTGGTTCCTTTAGGACTGGCTTTGATGGTGTTCTATCATCTATGGCTTCTCTACCGTATCATCAACCGTCCATCTTCGACCGTTGTTGGCCTTAACGCTTTCAATCGCCGCCTTTGGGTCCAAGCCATGATGGAG GATTCATCCAAAAACGGCGTTTTAGCGGTACAAACGCTAAGGAATAACATAATGGCGTCAACTCTATTGGCATCAACGGCAATAATGTTGTGTTCACTAATCGCGGTACTTATGACCAGCGGTACAGGAGAGCGTTccgtttggtttgtgtttggtgaCAAAAGCGATCGAGCCTTCTCGCTCAAGTTCTTCGCGATCCTAGTGTGTTTCCTAGTCGCGTTTCTCCTCAACGTCCAATCAATTCGTTATTACAGCCATGCAAGCATCCTCATCAATGTCCCATTTAAACAGCTCATGGCTGTTTCCTCaggtggtcgtggtcatggtggTCTCATGATAAACCAAGACTATGTGGCTGCAACGGTTAACCGTGGGAGCTACTTCTGGTCGCTAGGACTAAGAGCGTTCTACTTCTCATCGCCTTTGTTCCTATGGATCTTTGGTCCCATCCCGATGTTCATAACTTGTTGCGTTCTTGTTTGTTCGTTGTACTTCCTTGATTTAACGTTTGACTCGATGAACTGTACCGTTGGAGTCGCAGACGGGGAGGAGCCAGAGATTAGAAGCTTATCTCAGAATGTTTAG
- the LOC104772552 gene encoding uncharacterized protein At4g04775-like → MSNVSSNSTGSNNSRARVRVVGVPRRCWCGEGIIALISKSDPNPYRRYYRCGFAASNKLRNDDHTFKWVDEALVNEIDTLTAKNIEFEKHLKDFKTERLEFEKIVDEKMEKEIFEKIEDALAKAKASNKKMMVIIVILCMFMIGCSKLLG, encoded by the exons atgagcaatGTATCAAGCAATTCGACTGGATCGAATAATTCCCGTGCAAGAGTAAGAGTGGTTGGTGTTCCAAGGAGATGTTGGTGCGGGGAAGGAATTATAGCACTTATATCAAAATCTGATCCCAATCCTTACAGGAGATACTATCGTTGTGGATTTGCTGCATCAAACAAG CTTAGGAACGATGATCACACCTTTAAATGGGTTGATGAGGCTTTAGTCAACGAGATAGATACACTCACTGCAAAGAATATTGAATTTGAGAAGCACCTCAAAGATTTCAAAACTGAGAGATTGGAGTTTGAGAAAATAGTTgatgagaagatggagaaggagatatTTGAGAAGATAGAGGATGCTTTGGCTAAAGCAAAAGCAAGCAataagaagatgatggtgatcaTAGTGATATTGTGCATGTTCATGATTGGATGCAGCAAATTACTAGGTTGA
- the LOC104770935 gene encoding uncharacterized protein LOC104770935, which yields MEVFGKSPMVTSANVIYLSAILGRDCDGPNQGHKCDWKCENEIVCGNMYRCKLTGLTHVCDKNCNQRILYDNHSSLCRASGRIFPLSSVEEQAVRGVRRKLDTESHPSESCSFKRRRRDAQFHASPFERSFSAVSPICSPAGDGMELS from the coding sequence atggaggtATTTGGAAAATCTCCCATGGTTACATCTGCCAATGTTATTTACTTGTCTGCAATTCTGGGTCGCGATTGCGATGGACCCAATCAGGGTCACAAATGTGACTGGAAATGTGAGAATGAGATTGTTTGTGGGAATATGTACCGCTGCAAACTAACTGGCCTGACTCATGTCTGCGACAAGAACTGTAACCAGAGGATTCTCTATGATAACCATAGCTCTCTCTGCCGTGCTAGCGGCCGGATTTTCCCTCTCTCGTCGGTTGAGGAGCAGGCTGTGAGAGGTGTCCGGAGGAAGCTCGACACTGAGAGTCATCCTTCTGAGAGCTGTTCGTTTAAGCGTCGTCGTCGTGATGCTCAGTTCCATGCTTCTCCTTTCGAGAGGTCTTTCTCTGCTGTGAGCCCCATCTGTAGCCCAGCTGGAGACGGGATGGAGTTGAGTTAG